The following coding sequences lie in one Moritella sp. F3 genomic window:
- a CDS encoding GAF domain-containing protein, which produces MPFVNIKQSFTEWQERLNTLADHSGLHSILIMESKPDTMEVVVANEQPIYNVGDCGPKSRQPGCHELYCERVVDTAQPVFIPDASIDDEWKGNEDFVKFNLGVYLGFPLVNQGVVVGTICALNDKTFDFNEGSPSMCSKLVQLKNDIELAF; this is translated from the coding sequence ATGCCATTTGTTAACATCAAACAATCATTCACGGAATGGCAAGAGCGCCTTAATACGCTTGCAGATCATTCAGGTTTACATTCAATCCTGATCATGGAGTCAAAACCCGACACAATGGAAGTTGTCGTTGCCAATGAACAGCCTATTTACAATGTCGGTGACTGTGGACCGAAAAGCCGACAACCAGGCTGTCACGAACTGTATTGTGAACGTGTAGTTGATACAGCGCAGCCGGTATTTATCCCAGATGCAAGTATTGATGATGAATGGAAAGGCAATGAAGATTTCGTGAAATTTAACTTAGGTGTATACCTTGGATTTCCGCTGGTTAATCAAGGTGTGGTGGTTGGTACTATCTGCGCGCTAAATGATAAAACATTTGACTTCAACGAAGGTTCACCATCTATGTGCAGTAAACTCGTGCAATTAAAAAATGACATCGAATTAGCATTCTAA
- a CDS encoding sensor histidine kinase: MELIPSLLQQMCVYLVFAYLLSKTPIFMPLLNISSRWEHKFSCYLIFSIFCIMGSYFGLQYEDAIANTRAIGAVMGGLFGGPIVGLAVGMTGGIHRYFMGGFTDVACAISTSVEGLIGGLLHVYLLRQNKINYLFKPQVIFLITLFAELTQMAIILAVAEPYQQAYDLVSKVALPMILANTIGAVLFMSIIEDRKSIYEKYSTAFSQRALRIADRSVGILNQGLNTDSAQTIARIIHEETNVGAIAITDTKNILAFIGIGEQHHHANVPISSSTQQTIDENRIIDLNTNADTYQCNINQRCRLGTAIILPLRNGDNKVVGTIKLYEARRKLLSNINISMAEGIAQLLSSQILLGHYQQQQTLLTQAELKLLHAQVNPHFLFNALTTISAVTRREPEKARVLIQHLSQFFRKNLKQNIESVSLREELSHVNAYLTIEQARLTNRLRVSVDIDPALMDIKLPTFTLQPLIENAIKHGISTMLSAGKLEIYSHKTTEGTRIFVTDNAGTFVMNQEESTGLGLKIVDKRLVNHFNERSSLQIATTKNKLTQVSFLLPTSTLTTNKEN, translated from the coding sequence ATGGAATTAATCCCCTCTCTATTACAACAAATGTGTGTTTACCTCGTCTTTGCTTATCTCCTTAGCAAAACGCCAATCTTTATGCCTTTGTTAAACATATCCTCACGCTGGGAACATAAGTTTAGCTGTTACTTAATATTTTCGATATTTTGTATCATGGGCAGTTATTTTGGTCTGCAATATGAAGATGCAATCGCCAATACGCGTGCCATAGGTGCTGTCATGGGGGGACTGTTTGGCGGCCCAATAGTAGGATTAGCAGTTGGTATGACTGGTGGGATACATCGTTACTTCATGGGTGGGTTTACCGATGTAGCTTGTGCTATTTCAACGTCTGTAGAAGGACTTATCGGTGGCTTACTGCATGTCTATTTATTACGCCAGAATAAGATAAATTACTTATTCAAACCGCAAGTGATCTTCCTTATTACCTTATTTGCAGAGCTCACCCAAATGGCGATAATACTGGCTGTCGCAGAACCTTATCAACAAGCCTATGACTTAGTCAGTAAGGTCGCATTACCCATGATCTTAGCCAATACCATCGGCGCGGTGTTATTCATGAGTATTATTGAAGATAGAAAGTCTATTTATGAAAAATACTCAACGGCTTTTTCACAACGCGCCCTTAGAATTGCCGATCGCAGTGTGGGAATTCTCAATCAAGGGCTCAATACTGATAGCGCGCAAACAATTGCCCGCATCATTCATGAAGAAACCAATGTCGGCGCTATCGCCATCACGGACACCAAGAATATCTTAGCGTTTATCGGCATCGGCGAACAACACCATCATGCTAATGTGCCTATATCTAGCTCCACTCAGCAAACCATCGATGAAAACCGTATTATAGATTTAAACACAAACGCCGATACCTACCAATGCAACATTAACCAACGGTGTCGCCTAGGAACTGCGATCATCCTGCCATTACGCAATGGTGATAACAAAGTAGTCGGCACCATAAAACTCTATGAAGCACGTCGAAAACTACTGTCTAACATCAATATATCGATGGCTGAAGGTATCGCACAACTGCTATCGAGTCAGATATTATTGGGTCACTACCAACAGCAGCAGACATTATTAACACAAGCAGAGCTGAAACTATTACACGCCCAAGTTAATCCGCACTTCTTGTTCAATGCATTGACGACGATCAGTGCAGTAACACGTCGTGAACCTGAAAAAGCGAGAGTATTAATACAGCATCTCTCACAATTTTTCCGTAAAAACCTAAAGCAAAATATTGAATCCGTCAGCTTGCGCGAGGAGTTGTCTCATGTAAATGCCTATCTCACGATAGAACAAGCAAGACTGACAAATCGATTACGTGTAAGCGTTGATATCGATCCCGCATTAATGGATATAAAACTACCGACGTTTACGCTGCAACCGCTGATTGAAAATGCCATTAAGCACGGTATTTCAACCATGTTAAGCGCTGGTAAGTTAGAAATATACAGCCATAAAACGACTGAAGGAACACGTATTTTTGTCACTGACAATGCAGGGACATTTGTCATGAACCAAGAAGAATCAACGGGGTTAGGACTTAAAATTGTAGACAAAAGACTCGTTAATCATTTTAATGAGCGCTCGAGCCTGCAAATAGCAACAACCAAGAATAAGCTGACCCAAGTATCATTTTTGCTGCCTACAAGCACGCTAACAACGAATAAGGAAAACTAA
- a CDS encoding GGDEF domain-containing protein translates to MSLINQVLQSFPGLVAVKKITGEHVVVNESYKDFFPFDVHGLTLDNIIDKIEDKDVIDLLLQCKTNDAAVLGEPGKVTTSIETFLDTSFESVRYIMTDGGDEFMALLSWDITEKVKITDKLNARLQHDDLTCIANKTALMQRTFNNNNTVVYLDLDNFKRINDTFGHLKGDEMLKKFALYINNQLRDKDTIYRVGGDEFVVVFEDVGKVKVDERLTQIRNNIEQDEAFLGISFSFGLHAMSQDITLSGALESADKQLYASKQLRRSQR, encoded by the coding sequence ATGTCATTAATAAACCAAGTTCTTCAAAGCTTCCCAGGGTTAGTGGCTGTAAAAAAAATAACTGGTGAACATGTCGTTGTGAATGAAAGTTATAAGGACTTTTTTCCATTCGATGTGCATGGGCTAACGCTTGATAACATTATAGATAAAATTGAAGACAAAGATGTGATAGACCTATTACTACAGTGTAAAACTAATGATGCTGCAGTGTTAGGTGAACCGGGCAAGGTGACAACCAGCATTGAAACTTTTCTTGATACGAGTTTTGAATCAGTGCGCTATATTATGACCGATGGTGGTGATGAGTTTATGGCATTGCTGTCGTGGGATATCACTGAAAAAGTAAAAATAACAGATAAGCTTAATGCCCGCTTACAGCATGATGATTTAACGTGCATTGCCAACAAAACGGCATTAATGCAGCGTACTTTTAATAACAACAATACAGTCGTGTATTTGGACTTAGACAATTTTAAACGTATCAACGATACCTTTGGGCATCTGAAAGGTGACGAGATGCTGAAAAAATTTGCTTTGTACATCAACAACCAGTTACGTGATAAAGATACTATTTACCGTGTTGGTGGCGATGAGTTTGTGGTCGTATTTGAAGACGTTGGCAAGGTTAAAGTTGACGAACGTTTAACACAAATACGCAATAATATAGAGCAAGATGAAGCCTTCCTCGGTATTTCATTTAGTTTTGGCTTGCATGCCATGAGTCAGGATATTACCTTGTCTGGGGCCTTAGAGTCGGCAGATAAACAGCTATATGCGAGCAAACAGCTACGTAGAAGTCAGCGGTAA